Proteins from one Staphylococcus sp. IVB6214 genomic window:
- the sufD gene encoding Fe-S cluster assembly protein SufD gives MTTETLNISEAQLVDYSQAQNEPSWMTALRKDALAQAESLEMPKPDKTKIDKWNFDSFKQHHTTGVAFEDLNALPTEIDRIINVDNTENLIIQHNNSLAFTKVNEKAQQNGVIIEHISDALKNHSDLVEKYYMKDAVTVDEHRLTALHTALMNGGVFVYVPKNVVVADPIQYVVLHDDENASFFNHVLIVTEESAEVTYVENYLSTTSGEGNQINIISEVIAAPNAKVSYGSVDFLDKGFTGYIIRRGITAEDATINWSLGLMNEGDQIIDNTTNLIGDRSTSDLKSVVVGRGDQTINLTSKIVQYGKETDGYILKHGVMKENASSIFNGIGHIKHGGKGSAANQSSRVLMLSENARGDANPILLIDEDDVEAGHAASVGRVDPEQLYYLMSRGISQEEAERLVIHGFLDPVVRELPIEDVQRQLREVIELKVGK, from the coding sequence ATGACGACTGAAACATTAAATATTTCTGAAGCGCAACTTGTTGATTATTCACAGGCTCAAAACGAACCTTCTTGGATGACAGCGCTAAGAAAAGACGCGTTAGCACAAGCTGAGTCTTTAGAAATGCCAAAACCAGATAAAACAAAGATCGACAAATGGAACTTTGATTCATTCAAACAACATCATACAACAGGTGTTGCTTTTGAAGATCTTAATGCATTACCAACTGAAATCGATCGTATTATCAATGTAGATAACACTGAAAATCTTATCATCCAACATAACAATTCACTTGCTTTCACGAAAGTAAATGAAAAAGCACAACAAAATGGTGTGATTATCGAACATATCAGTGATGCATTGAAAAATCACAGCGACTTAGTTGAAAAGTATTACATGAAAGATGCGGTAACTGTAGATGAGCATCGTTTAACTGCATTACACACAGCATTGATGAACGGTGGCGTATTCGTGTATGTACCTAAAAATGTTGTTGTTGCAGATCCAATTCAATACGTTGTGTTACACGATGATGAGAACGCAAGCTTCTTCAATCATGTATTAATCGTGACTGAAGAAAGTGCAGAAGTGACATACGTTGAAAACTACCTTTCTACAACAAGTGGTGAAGGGAATCAAATCAATATTATTTCTGAAGTCATTGCAGCACCAAATGCAAAGGTATCATATGGTTCTGTAGACTTCTTAGATAAAGGTTTCACAGGATATATCATCCGCCGTGGTATCACAGCAGAAGATGCAACGATTAACTGGTCATTAGGTCTAATGAACGAAGGTGACCAAATCATTGATAACACGACAAATCTTATCGGTGACCGTTCAACATCAGACTTGAAGTCAGTTGTCGTAGGTCGTGGAGATCAAACAATTAACTTAACGTCTAAAATTGTTCAATACGGTAAAGAAACAGATGGTTATATCTTAAAACATGGTGTAATGAAAGAAAATGCATCATCAATCTTTAACGGTATCGGTCATATCAAACACGGTGGTAAAGGTTCAGCTGCAAACCAATCATCTCGTGTATTAATGTTGTCTGAAAATGCACGTGGCGATGCGAACCCAATCTTATTAATCGATGAAGATGATGTAGAAGCAGGTCACGCAGCATCAGTTGGACGTGTAGACCCTGAACAACTTTACTACTTGATGAGTCGTGGTATTTCACAAGAAGAAGCGGAGCGCTTAGTTATCCACGGATTCTTAGACCCAGTAGTACGTGAATTGCCAATCGAAGACGTTCAACGTCAATTACGTGAAGTTATCGAGCTAAAAGTAGGTAAATAA
- a CDS encoding MetQ/NlpA family ABC transporter substrate-binding protein, with protein sequence MKKLRLFTLLVVALAVILTACGQQKESSKEDKKIVVAASPAPHAEILEEAKPLLKDKGYDLEVKIINDYTTPNKLLDAGELDANFFQHTPYLETEKKNKKYKIESAGNVHLEPMAVYSQKYKSLKDLPNDAEIFVSNNPSEQGRFLKFFVYEGLIKIKDGVKIQDATFDDIVENKKDIKFNNKQAGEFLTKTYQNNEGDAVIINSNFALEQKLNPQKDSIAVENSKDNPYANLVAVQEGHKDDAKIKALIEVLQSKDIQDFINKKYDGVVTPAE encoded by the coding sequence ATGAAAAAATTAAGACTATTCACACTATTAGTCGTTGCATTAGCAGTCATATTAACAGCTTGTGGTCAACAAAAAGAGTCGTCAAAAGAAGATAAGAAAATTGTTGTTGCAGCATCTCCTGCGCCACATGCAGAAATCCTTGAAGAAGCCAAACCGTTATTAAAAGACAAAGGTTATGACTTAGAAGTAAAAATAATCAATGACTACACAACACCTAACAAATTGTTAGATGCAGGAGAGCTTGATGCAAACTTCTTCCAACACACACCATACTTAGAGACTGAAAAGAAAAATAAAAAATATAAAATCGAATCAGCAGGTAATGTTCACTTAGAACCAATGGCTGTGTATTCTCAAAAATATAAAAGCTTGAAAGACTTACCAAATGATGCAGAAATATTTGTTTCTAACAATCCATCTGAACAAGGTCGTTTCTTGAAATTCTTCGTTTATGAAGGCTTAATCAAGATTAAAGACGGCGTTAAAATCCAAGATGCAACTTTTGATGACATTGTAGAAAACAAGAAAGATATTAAGTTCAATAACAAACAAGCTGGTGAGTTCTTAACAAAAACGTATCAAAATAATGAAGGTGATGCGGTAATCATTAACTCTAACTTTGCACTTGAGCAAAAATTAAATCCACAAAAAGATTCTATTGCAGTTGAAAACAGCAAAGATAATCCATATGCAAACTTAGTCGCAGTTCAAGAAGGACATAAAGACGATGCAAAAATCAAAGCATTAATTGAAGTTTTACAATCAAAAGACATCCAAGATTTTATCAACAAGAAATATGACGGTGTCGTAACACCAGCTGAATAA
- the sufB gene encoding Fe-S cluster assembly protein SufB translates to MAKKAPDVGDYKYGFHDEDVSIFRSERGLTENIVREISNMKGEPEWMLNFRLKALKLFYKMPMPQWGGDLSELDFDDITYYVKPSERSERSWDEVPEEIKRTFDKLGIPEAEQKYLAGVSAQYESEVVYHNMEKELEEQGIIFKDTDTALRENEDLFKEYFASVIPAGDNKFAALNSAVWSGGSFIYVPKNVKVETPLQAYFRINSENMGQFERTLIIADEGASVNYVEGCTAPVYTTNSLHSAVVEIIVHKDAHVRYTTIQNWANNVYNLVTKRTLVHANGNMEWVDGNMGSKLTMKYPACVLVGEGAKGSTLSIAFAGKGQVQDAGAKMIHKAPNTSSTIVSKSISKDGGKVVYRGIVHFGRKAKGARSNIECDTLILDNESTSDTIPYNEIFNDNISLEHEAKVSKVSEEQLFYLMSRGISEEEATEMIVMGFIEPFTKELPMEYAVEMNRLIKFEMEGSIG, encoded by the coding sequence ATGGCTAAAAAAGCACCTGATGTGGGCGATTATAAATATGGCTTCCATGATGAAGACGTATCGATTTTTAGATCAGAACGTGGCTTAACAGAAAACATTGTACGTGAAATCTCAAATATGAAAGGTGAGCCGGAATGGATGTTAAACTTCCGTCTCAAAGCATTAAAATTATTCTACAAAATGCCAATGCCACAATGGGGCGGAGACTTGTCAGAATTAGATTTTGATGATATCACTTACTACGTTAAACCATCTGAACGTTCAGAGCGTTCATGGGATGAAGTACCTGAAGAAATCAAACGAACATTTGATAAATTAGGGATTCCAGAAGCAGAACAAAAATATTTAGCAGGTGTATCTGCGCAATATGAATCAGAAGTTGTATATCACAACATGGAAAAAGAACTTGAAGAACAAGGGATTATTTTCAAAGATACTGATACAGCATTAAGAGAAAATGAAGACTTATTCAAAGAGTACTTTGCATCTGTTATTCCAGCAGGTGACAACAAGTTTGCGGCGTTGAACTCAGCAGTTTGGTCAGGTGGATCATTTATCTACGTACCAAAAAATGTGAAGGTAGAAACACCTTTACAAGCTTACTTCCGTATTAACTCTGAAAATATGGGTCAATTTGAACGTACATTAATTATTGCGGACGAAGGGGCATCAGTAAACTACGTTGAAGGTTGTACAGCACCTGTGTACACAACAAACTCACTGCACTCAGCGGTTGTTGAAATTATCGTACACAAAGATGCACATGTTCGTTATACAACAATTCAAAACTGGGCGAACAACGTTTACAACCTTGTAACAAAACGTACGCTTGTTCATGCAAATGGTAACATGGAATGGGTAGACGGTAACATGGGTTCTAAACTGACTATGAAATACCCAGCATGTGTTCTTGTTGGTGAAGGTGCAAAAGGTAGCACATTATCTATCGCATTTGCTGGTAAAGGACAAGTTCAAGATGCGGGTGCTAAAATGATTCATAAAGCACCAAACACATCTTCAACGATTGTATCAAAATCAATTTCAAAAGATGGCGGTAAAGTAGTATACCGTGGTATTGTACACTTTGGACGTAAAGCAAAAGGCGCACGTTCTAACATCGAATGTGATACCTTAATCTTAGATAACGAATCAACATCAGATACAATTCCATACAACGAAATTTTCAATGACAATATTTCTTTAGAGCACGAAGCAAAAGTTTCTAAAGTATCAGAAGAACAACTCTTCTACTTAATGTCACGTGGTATTTCTGAAGAAGAAGCGACAGAAATGATCGTAATGGGCTTCATTGAGCCATTTACTAAAGAATTACCAATGGAATATGCCGTTGAAATGAACCGTCTCATCAAATTCGAGATGGAAGGATCAATCGGATAG
- a CDS encoding GNAT family N-acetyltransferase, translating into MIRPCTLEDLKVLQAISCQAFDETFGPYNKKEHMDQHLATAYTDEKLTKELQNPNSYFYFIYAENELAGYLKLNAFDAQTEPFDEQHFEIERIYLLNAFQKKGLGAKLYEKAVEVARSLDCRYIWLSVWEKNENAIAFYKKKGFEKIGAHTFYMGDDPQTDFIMKTEL; encoded by the coding sequence ATGATTAGACCATGTACATTAGAAGATTTGAAAGTATTGCAAGCGATTTCTTGCCAGGCGTTTGATGAAACATTCGGCCCATACAATAAAAAAGAACATATGGATCAACATTTAGCCACTGCGTATACAGATGAGAAATTAACAAAGGAACTTCAGAATCCAAATTCATATTTTTATTTTATTTATGCAGAAAATGAACTTGCTGGATATTTGAAGTTGAATGCATTCGATGCACAAACTGAGCCTTTTGATGAACAACATTTTGAAATTGAACGCATCTATCTTTTGAATGCATTTCAAAAGAAAGGTCTTGGAGCGAAATTATATGAGAAGGCTGTTGAAGTTGCACGATCATTAGATTGTCGATACATATGGCTGAGTGTTTGGGAGAAAAATGAGAATGCCATTGCGTTTTATAAGAAAAAAGGCTTCGAAAAAATTGGGGCACATACTTTCTATATGGGAGATGACCCGCAAACAGACTTTATTATGAAAACAGAATTATAG
- a CDS encoding DUF368 domain-containing protein: MSKFKLSNIPRGFAMGISDLIPGVSGGTIALLLGIYDDFIASVSGVFSKNFKQSIAFLIPIVIGMGLAIGGLSSLINYLLAEHTMPTMYFFFGLIIGIVPFLVRISKIKQTFTMKHWIILVAAVLFLAVMALFKGSTTHGAPSYIDLSAPMLIKYFIAGICASSAMLLPGISGSFILLVFGVYSTVTYSISEIVHFHFQALPVIVTVGLGVLVGFLIASKLITYLLQHYTFMTYAAILGLVIGSLFSVFPGLPTSGLTWFVSFITLIVGFIVSYVLGRYTEA; the protein is encoded by the coding sequence ATGTCTAAATTTAAACTTTCAAATATCCCTCGAGGGTTTGCCATGGGCATTAGCGACCTTATCCCAGGTGTTAGCGGCGGAACAATTGCGCTGTTACTCGGCATATACGACGACTTTATCGCTTCGGTGAGTGGCGTTTTCTCTAAAAACTTCAAACAAAGCATTGCATTTTTGATACCTATCGTAATTGGGATGGGATTGGCAATCGGTGGTTTAAGCAGCCTGATTAATTACTTACTAGCTGAACATACAATGCCAACGATGTACTTTTTCTTCGGATTAATTATCGGTATCGTTCCTTTTCTAGTCCGTATTTCAAAAATCAAACAAACATTTACAATGAAACATTGGATAATCTTAGTAGCTGCTGTTCTATTTTTAGCTGTCATGGCATTATTCAAAGGCAGCACAACACACGGCGCCCCTTCATATATCGATTTATCAGCACCTATGTTGATCAAATATTTCATCGCAGGCATATGTGCATCAAGTGCTATGTTGCTACCAGGTATTTCTGGATCATTCATCTTACTTGTATTCGGTGTATACAGTACTGTGACGTATTCAATTTCAGAAATCGTACACTTTCACTTCCAAGCACTCCCAGTTATTGTTACTGTTGGCTTAGGCGTACTTGTCGGCTTTCTTATTGCAAGTAAGCTCATCACATATTTGCTGCAACATTATACATTTATGACGTATGCAGCAATACTTGGTCTTGTGATCGGATCACTTTTTTCCGTTTTCCCAGGTCTACCAACAAGCGGCCTCACATGGTTCGTCTCATTTATCACACTGATAGTAGGATTTATCGTTAGCTATGTATTAGGACGCTATACAGAAGCGTAA
- a CDS encoding MetQ/NlpA family ABC transporter substrate-binding protein has protein sequence MKKLRLFALLVVALAIVLTACGQQKESSKEDKKIVVAASPTPHGEVVKKAGDILKKDGYDVEVREVNDYKIPNKLLDKGDVDANMFQHVPYLKAEQKSHGYQLEEVGKVLTTPMGVYSKKHKSLKDLPDGAKVYVSNNPAEEGRFLSFFVKEGLIKIKDGVKIEDAKFDDIVENKKHIEFDNQQGAEFLPKTYNNNEGDAVILNSNYAIDNGLKPLEDSIAVEDESSPFANVLVVQKGHKGDKKFQDLIKALQSDEVRDFIKKEYDGAVIPAK, from the coding sequence ATGAAAAAATTAAGACTATTCGCACTATTAGTCGTTGCATTAGCAATCGTATTAACAGCTTGTGGTCAACAAAAAGAGTCGTCAAAAGAAGATAAGAAAATTGTCGTTGCAGCATCACCAACACCACATGGAGAAGTTGTGAAAAAAGCGGGAGACATTTTGAAGAAAGACGGATATGATGTCGAAGTAAGAGAAGTGAATGATTATAAAATTCCGAATAAGTTGCTTGATAAAGGAGATGTTGATGCTAATATGTTCCAACATGTTCCATATTTGAAAGCAGAACAAAAATCACATGGCTATCAGCTTGAAGAAGTAGGTAAGGTATTAACGACTCCGATGGGCGTATACAGTAAGAAGCATAAAAGTTTAAAAGACTTACCAGATGGTGCCAAAGTTTACGTTTCTAATAATCCTGCCGAAGAAGGGCGCTTCTTATCATTTTTCGTTAAAGAAGGTCTGATCAAAATCAAAGACGGTGTTAAAATTGAAGACGCAAAGTTTGATGACATTGTAGAAAACAAAAAGCATATCGAATTTGATAATCAGCAAGGTGCTGAATTCTTACCGAAAACATACAATAACAACGAGGGTGACGCAGTGATTTTGAACTCTAACTATGCGATTGATAATGGGTTAAAACCACTTGAAGATTCAATTGCAGTGGAAGATGAATCATCACCATTTGCGAATGTACTAGTTGTACAAAAAGGTCATAAAGGTGACAAGAAGTTTCAAGATTTAATCAAAGCATTACAATCTGATGAAGTGAGAGACTTCATTAAGAAAGAATACGATGGTGCAGTGATCCCTGCAAAATAA
- a CDS encoding FMN-binding negative transcriptional regulator — protein MYIPKYYQMHDYEEIKAFMKQYPFITMVTISEGRPIASHIPVMVEEREEALYLVGHLAKGNAQVETLNDNDQVLAIFHGPHDYISSSWYETEDVPTWDYQSVHAYGSSRLQSHDELAEALEKLLDHYEGHRENGATWDQLSEQTKKQIHGIEGFEIKITEIEAAYKLSQTRSNVDKERIATELIKKGSYDAIKLAKEIKKDKNHFS, from the coding sequence ATGTATATTCCAAAATATTATCAAATGCATGATTATGAAGAGATTAAAGCATTTATGAAACAATATCCTTTTATTACAATGGTGACGATTTCTGAAGGGAGACCTATCGCATCGCATATTCCAGTGATGGTGGAAGAACGCGAAGAAGCTCTGTATTTAGTAGGTCATCTCGCAAAAGGTAATGCTCAAGTTGAAACGTTAAATGACAATGATCAAGTACTTGCTATTTTCCATGGTCCGCATGATTATATCTCATCTTCATGGTATGAAACAGAAGATGTACCTACATGGGATTATCAAAGCGTTCATGCTTATGGCTCGAGTCGTTTACAGTCTCATGATGAGCTGGCTGAGGCGTTAGAAAAACTACTAGATCATTATGAAGGACATCGTGAAAACGGAGCAACTTGGGATCAGTTGTCGGAGCAGACGAAAAAACAGATTCATGGCATTGAAGGTTTTGAAATCAAGATAACAGAAATTGAAGCAGCATATAAATTGAGTCAAACACGTAGTAATGTAGATAAAGAACGCATAGCTACTGAATTGATTAAAAAAGGCAGTTATGATGCAATAAAACTAGCAAAAGAAATAAAAAAAGATAAGAATCATTTCAGTTAG
- a CDS encoding cysteine desulfurase — MADTQLDVKAIIQDFPILEQQVNGKRLAYLDSTATSQKPKQVIDALDDYYKRYNSNVHRGVHTLGSLATDGYEGARETVRQFIHAQYFEEVVFTRGTTASINLVAHSYGDAHIKEGDEIVVTEMEHHANLVPWQQLAKRKGATLKFIPMTKDGELTIEAVKETVTDKTKIVAVAHVSNVLGTINDVKAIAEVAHAHGAIISVDGAQSAPHMKVDVQDLDVDFYSFSGHKMLGPTGIGVLYGKRQHLQNMEPIEFGGDMIDFVGLHESTWTDLPTKFEAGTPLIAQAIGLKAAIEYIEAIGFDAIHAHEQALTQYAYEQMSQIEGIDIYGPAVDKRAGVITFNMDGVHPHDVATALDTEGVAVRAGHHCAQPLMKWLNVSSTARASFYIYNTKEDVDQLVEGLKRTKEFFSYEF, encoded by the coding sequence GTGGCTGATACTCAGTTAGATGTAAAAGCAATCATTCAAGACTTTCCCATCTTAGAACAACAAGTAAATGGCAAGCGCCTTGCTTATTTGGACTCAACAGCAACAAGCCAAAAGCCTAAACAAGTGATTGACGCACTCGATGATTATTATAAACGCTACAACTCAAACGTACATCGTGGTGTGCATACACTTGGTTCATTAGCGACAGATGGTTACGAGGGTGCACGTGAAACAGTGCGACAATTTATCCATGCGCAATACTTTGAAGAAGTTGTCTTTACTCGTGGTACGACAGCATCTATTAACCTCGTTGCACACAGTTATGGTGATGCCCATATCAAAGAAGGCGATGAAATTGTTGTGACGGAAATGGAACACCATGCAAACCTTGTACCTTGGCAGCAGTTAGCGAAGCGTAAAGGTGCGACATTGAAGTTCATTCCGATGACAAAAGATGGAGAGCTAACGATAGAAGCAGTAAAAGAAACTGTGACGGATAAGACGAAAATTGTTGCGGTGGCACATGTTTCAAATGTTTTAGGTACAATCAACGATGTGAAGGCCATTGCAGAAGTCGCACATGCACACGGAGCGATTATTTCAGTAGATGGCGCGCAATCTGCACCACATATGAAAGTGGATGTTCAAGATCTTGATGTAGACTTCTACAGCTTTAGTGGGCATAAAATGTTAGGTCCAACAGGTATTGGTGTCTTGTACGGTAAACGTCAACACTTACAAAATATGGAACCGATCGAATTCGGCGGTGACATGATTGATTTTGTAGGTCTTCACGAAAGTACATGGACAGACTTGCCAACGAAGTTCGAAGCGGGAACGCCATTAATTGCCCAAGCGATTGGCTTAAAAGCAGCGATTGAGTATATTGAAGCAATTGGTTTTGATGCGATTCATGCACATGAACAAGCGTTAACACAATATGCTTATGAACAAATGTCTCAAATTGAGGGCATTGATATCTATGGTCCTGCTGTTGATAAACGTGCAGGTGTCATCACATTTAATATGGATGGTGTGCATCCACATGATGTCGCAACTGCGCTTGATACGGAAGGTGTTGCTGTGCGTGCAGGTCACCATTGTGCACAACCGTTGATGAAGTGGTTGAATGTATCATCTACGGCACGAGCAAGCTTCTATATTTACAACACGAAAGAAGATGTCGATCAACTTGTCGAAGGATTAAAGAGAACGAAGGAGTTTTTCTCATATGAATTTTAA
- the sufU gene encoding Fe-S cluster assembly sulfur transfer protein SufU: MNFNNLDQLYRSVIMDHYKNPRNKGVIEDGTMTVDMNNPTCGDRIHLTFDIVDGMVHDAKFEGEGCSISMSSASMMTEAIKGHSLKEAMEMSQEFTKMMLGEDYTITEDMGDIEALQGVSQFPARIKCATLAWKALEKGTVEKEGKGTTEDE, encoded by the coding sequence ATGAATTTTAATAACTTAGACCAATTGTATCGTTCTGTTATTATGGATCACTATAAAAACCCTCGTAACAAAGGTGTGATTGAAGATGGTACGATGACGGTTGATATGAATAACCCGACGTGTGGGGATCGAATCCACTTAACTTTTGATATTGTCGATGGTATGGTGCATGATGCAAAGTTCGAAGGTGAAGGTTGTTCTATCTCAATGTCAAGTGCCTCAATGATGACGGAAGCAATCAAAGGACACAGTTTGAAAGAAGCTATGGAGATGAGCCAAGAGTTCACAAAAATGATGCTTGGTGAAGACTATACGATCACTGAAGACATGGGTGATATTGAAGCACTACAAGGTGTTTCTCAATTCCCAGCGCGTATTAAGTGTGCAACACTTGCGTGGAAAGCATTGGAAAAAGGAACTGTTGAAAAAGAAGGTAAAGGCACAACAGAAGACGAGTAA
- the sufC gene encoding Fe-S cluster assembly ATPase SufC, giving the protein MPSVLEIKDLHVSIDDKEILKGVNLTINTNEIHAIMGPNGTGKSTLSSAIMGHPSFEITQGEVLLDGVNVLELEVDERAKAGLFLAMQYPSEITGVTNADFLRSAINAQREEGQEINLMQFIKQLDKHMDFLEMDKDMAQRYLNEGFSGGEKKRNEILQLMMLQPKFAILDEIDSGLDIDALKVVSKGINEMRGEEFGSLIITHYQRLLDYITPDFVHVMYNGVIVKSGGAELAKRLEEEGYEWVKEEYEALEAK; this is encoded by the coding sequence ATGCCATCAGTATTAGAAATTAAAGATTTACACGTATCTATTGACGATAAAGAAATCTTAAAAGGTGTTAACTTAACAATTAACACGAATGAAATACATGCAATCATGGGACCAAACGGTACAGGTAAGTCAACTTTATCTTCAGCAATTATGGGTCACCCATCATTTGAAATTACACAAGGGGAAGTGTTATTAGACGGTGTGAACGTACTTGAGTTAGAAGTAGACGAACGTGCCAAAGCAGGTCTTTTCCTTGCAATGCAATATCCATCTGAAATCACAGGTGTAACAAATGCCGACTTCTTACGTTCAGCAATCAATGCGCAACGTGAGGAAGGCCAAGAAATTAACTTGATGCAATTCATTAAACAATTGGACAAGCACATGGACTTCTTAGAAATGGATAAAGACATGGCACAACGTTACTTGAACGAAGGTTTCTCAGGTGGGGAAAAGAAACGTAACGAAATTTTACAATTAATGATGTTACAACCTAAGTTCGCTATCCTTGATGAGATCGACTCAGGTCTTGATATCGACGCATTAAAAGTTGTATCTAAAGGTATCAACGAAATGCGCGGAGAAGAGTTCGGTTCTTTAATCATCACACACTATCAACGTCTATTAGACTATATCACGCCTGACTTCGTACATGTTATGTATAACGGTGTTATTGTTAAATCAGGTGGTGCTGAATTAGCGAAACGTCTTGAAGAAGAAGGTTACGAGTGGGTTAAAGAAGAATACGAAGCGTTAGAAGCGAAGTAA
- a CDS encoding CNNM domain-containing protein has translation MFVSFFFSGSETALTAANKVKLKAEADNGNSKAAKLLKLLEKPSEFITTILIGNNIANILLPTLVTILAVDMGVNVGIASAILTVVIIMFAEVIPKSIAATFADQIARLVFPIIRFFVIIFKPITKILNAITDGLTHFLARGREVEKMSKEEVRTMVAIAGTEGAFNEMERNRIQGVMDFDRLKIDDISNTPRVNVTSLSVDDTYDEVYDIVMNHPYTRYPVYEGDIDNVVGVFHSKYLLAWSKAPDKKVMDYSSEPLFVYEHNRAEWVLRKMTITRKHMAIVLDEYGGTDAIVTHEDLIEEMLGMEIEDEMDREEQDKLNRIR, from the coding sequence ATCTTTGTATCATTCTTCTTTTCAGGAAGCGAGACGGCACTGACCGCAGCGAACAAAGTTAAATTAAAAGCAGAAGCAGATAATGGAAATTCGAAAGCTGCCAAGCTATTAAAGTTATTAGAAAAACCAAGTGAGTTTATTACAACGATTCTTATCGGTAACAACATTGCGAATATTTTATTACCAACACTTGTGACGATTCTTGCTGTAGATATGGGTGTCAATGTCGGGATTGCCTCAGCAATTCTAACAGTTGTCATCATTATGTTTGCAGAAGTCATTCCAAAGTCAATTGCAGCTACTTTTGCAGATCAAATTGCACGACTTGTATTTCCGATTATTCGATTTTTCGTCATCATATTTAAACCGATTACGAAGATTTTAAATGCGATTACAGATGGTTTGACACACTTCCTTGCGAGAGGACGTGAAGTCGAGAAGATGTCGAAAGAAGAAGTGCGTACGATGGTTGCGATTGCCGGAACAGAAGGTGCATTTAACGAAATGGAACGTAATCGCATTCAAGGTGTGATGGACTTTGACCGGCTGAAGATTGATGATATCAGTAATACACCGCGTGTGAATGTGACGTCCTTATCAGTCGATGATACTTACGATGAAGTTTATGATATTGTGATGAATCATCCATACACACGTTACCCAGTCTATGAAGGGGATATAGACAATGTAGTCGGTGTGTTTCACTCTAAGTATTTATTGGCGTGGAGTAAAGCACCTGACAAAAAGGTGATGGATTACAGTTCAGAGCCGTTATTCGTTTATGAACATAACCGTGCAGAATGGGTACTTCGAAAAATGACAATCACACGAAAACATATGGCGATTGTTTTGGATGAATATGGTGGAACAGATGCGATTGTGACCCATGAAGATTTAATAGAAGAAATGTTAGGTATGGAAATTGAAGACGAAATGGATCGAGAAGAACAAGATAAGCTGAATCGCATTCGATAA